Proteins from one Bartonella sp. HY328 genomic window:
- a CDS encoding ABC transporter permease, with amino-acid sequence MIRFIKADLRRMWLGAMAIIILIGFAVTLGLTVTLMERAIRLGSARAADQFDIVIGAPGSPTQLVLSTVFLQPSALPLMSGDVLQQLKNDPRVEFASPVGMGDTFLDYPIIGVDESILKSIFHDVESGSLMPKDGEAVIGAHVDIAIGKHIAPMHGSLSEGGHIHADIRYKIIGKLKPSGTAWDKAIFVPIETVWNVHGLGKQGDDKKPSVENSANSQESQNIKDTKDNAEATYPSLDFKNYNNNQHDHRLSASGLPGVPAVIVKPKSIADAYKIRQAYRNDQALAVFPGEILTNLYGTLGDVRKLLSLIADGAQLLVAAALIFVAITHIHDRRRQIGALRALGASRSVILTMVWLELMVLIMVGIAVGYSGGFLVSHVIANNLGQASGIPLPIELSDEDLGNLLRLIFTATIISLVPAFMAWQQSPMTALRS; translated from the coding sequence ATGATACGTTTTATTAAAGCTGACCTTAGGCGCATGTGGCTTGGCGCCATGGCTATCATCATCTTGATTGGCTTTGCAGTTACCCTTGGCTTAACTGTTACCTTAATGGAGCGCGCTATTCGCCTTGGCAGCGCAAGGGCTGCAGACCAATTTGATATTGTCATTGGTGCACCGGGCAGCCCAACCCAATTGGTGCTTTCAACTGTTTTTTTGCAACCCTCTGCCCTGCCCTTAATGTCGGGAGATGTATTGCAACAATTGAAAAATGATCCAAGAGTGGAATTTGCAAGCCCAGTTGGCATGGGAGACACATTTTTAGATTATCCAATTATCGGCGTTGATGAATCCATCTTAAAAAGCATTTTTCATGATGTTGAAAGTGGTAGTCTTATGCCAAAAGATGGTGAAGCGGTTATTGGTGCTCATGTGGACATTGCCATTGGTAAGCACATTGCTCCCATGCATGGCAGCCTTAGTGAAGGCGGCCATATCCATGCCGATATTCGTTATAAGATTATTGGCAAGCTAAAGCCATCTGGCACGGCTTGGGATAAGGCAATTTTTGTACCAATTGAAACTGTTTGGAATGTCCATGGCCTTGGCAAGCAAGGCGATGATAAAAAACCAAGTGTGGAGAATAGCGCCAATAGCCAAGAAAGCCAGAATATAAAAGACACCAAAGACAATGCTGAAGCCACATATCCAAGCCTTGATTTTAAAAATTACAATAATAATCAACATGACCATCGGCTATCGGCCTCAGGCTTACCGGGTGTGCCCGCAGTTATCGTCAAACCAAAATCGATCGCCGATGCTTATAAAATTCGCCAAGCCTATCGCAATGACCAAGCCTTAGCCGTCTTTCCCGGTGAGATTTTAACCAATCTTTATGGCACACTTGGTGATGTTAGAAAGCTGTTGAGCCTTATTGCTGATGGGGCGCAATTATTGGTTGCTGCAGCGCTTATCTTTGTGGCGATTACCCATATCCATGACCGGCGCCGTCAAATTGGGGCATTGCGTGCCCTTGGCGCTTCGCGTAGTGTGATTTTAACCATGGTATGGCTTGAATTAATGGTGTTGATTATGGTTGGCATTGCTGTTGGCTATAGTGGCGGCTTTTTAGTAAGCCATGTTATTGCTAACAATTTAGGGCAAGCAAGTGGTATTCCATTGCCAATCGAGTTAAGCGATGAAGATCTTGGCAATTTACTGCGCCTTATCTTTACTGCCACCATCATTAGTCTTGTACCTGCCTTCATGGCATGGCAGCAATCCCCTATGACTGCGCTGCGCTCTTAG
- a CDS encoding Lrp/AsnC family transcriptional regulator: MPIKADLDETDWKILKELQDDGRMSNVELAAKIGISAPPCLRRVRRLEQLGIIKGYSALLNGKILGQDLVAFCSVSLHHQAESDLKAFAERANEWPFVRKAWMVSGESDFLLYCIAPDLSSFQTFVIECLTAAPNVDGVRTALTIKAVKDDPLLIL, from the coding sequence ATGCCGATCAAAGCAGATCTTGATGAAACTGATTGGAAGATTTTAAAAGAGCTGCAAGATGATGGGCGTATGAGCAATGTTGAACTTGCAGCAAAAATTGGCATTTCAGCGCCGCCCTGTTTAAGACGAGTGCGCCGGCTTGAACAACTTGGCATTATTAAGGGCTATAGCGCCTTGCTTAATGGCAAAATTTTAGGGCAAGATCTCGTTGCCTTTTGTTCAGTCAGTCTGCACCACCAAGCAGAAAGCGATTTGAAAGCTTTTGCTGAACGCGCCAATGAATGGCCTTTTGTGCGCAAAGCTTGGATGGTATCAGGAGAATCTGACTTTCTGCTATATTGCATTGCCCCCGATCTTAGTAGTTTCCAAACCTTTGTTATCGAGTGCTTGACTGCTGCACCCAATGTTGATGGGGTTAGAACTGCCCTTACCATCAAGGCTGTTAAAGATGATCCACTATTGATCTTATAA
- the infC gene encoding translation initiation factor IF-3 translates to MRRPFKATPVQKDGPRSNQDIRVPRIQLIDAEGQNHGNIATSDALAMAQEAGLDLVEIVPNAEPPVCKIIDLGKLKYQNQKKAAEARKKQKTVEIKEIKMRPNIDTHDYEVKMKAVARFLDEGDKVKVTLRFRGREMAHQELGMRLLERMKEDTAEIAKVEAEPKLEGRQMMMVIAPR, encoded by the coding sequence ATTCGCCGACCGTTTAAAGCAACCCCCGTTCAAAAAGACGGGCCACGTTCTAATCAAGATATCCGTGTTCCACGCATCCAATTGATTGATGCGGAAGGGCAAAATCATGGAAATATTGCAACAAGTGACGCACTTGCTATGGCACAAGAGGCAGGGCTTGATCTTGTAGAAATCGTGCCTAATGCTGAACCGCCTGTCTGTAAAATCATTGATTTGGGTAAGTTAAAATATCAAAATCAGAAAAAAGCAGCAGAAGCGCGCAAAAAGCAAAAGACGGTTGAGATTAAAGAAATCAAGATGCGTCCTAACATTGATACCCATGATTATGAGGTAAAAATGAAAGCTGTTGCACGTTTCCTTGATGAAGGCGATAAGGTTAAAGTGACATTGCGCTTCCGTGGTCGCGAAATGGCCCACCAAGAATTAGGCATGAGATTGCTTGAGCGCATGAAAGAGGATACTGCTGAAATTGCAAAGGTTGAAGCAGAGCCTAAGCTTGAAGGCCGTCAAATGATGATGGTTATTGCGCCGCGCTAA
- a CDS encoding HlyD family secretion protein — protein sequence MITFLRSKASIVAIVAGVAGGLGILYAWQLPPFASAVQTTDNAYVRGFVTVLSPQVTGNIAEVAVKDYEKVAQGQLLIRIDDRIYKQKLEQAEASLASKKAALANSFQQEKSANAKILSAEAQIASAKAGLHKAELNWQRIEPLTQRGVSTQSDADSARAALDQATAAKEQADAGLDVAKQDLQTIIVARKGLEADVNGAEAAVALAQIDLDHTNIYSPRDGRVGEVGAKLGQYVAIGTQLLAVVPDDVWVVANYKETQLANMKIGQPATFTVDALNNMEMKGIVTRFSPAAGSEFSVLKPDNATGNFTKVAQRIPVRIEIDPDQKGIDRLAPGMSVMVHVDTAKPGKEQVTDFNGDLSHIPAEVPENATQSDGK from the coding sequence ATGATTACCTTTCTTAGATCAAAAGCATCGATCGTTGCAATTGTTGCCGGTGTCGCAGGCGGCCTCGGGATTCTTTATGCTTGGCAATTGCCGCCTTTTGCGTCTGCGGTACAAACCACGGATAATGCTTATGTGCGTGGTTTCGTAACCGTTTTAAGTCCGCAAGTGACAGGCAATATTGCAGAAGTTGCAGTTAAGGATTATGAAAAGGTCGCTCAAGGGCAATTACTTATCCGTATTGATGACCGCATTTATAAACAAAAATTAGAGCAGGCAGAGGCAAGTTTGGCATCCAAAAAGGCAGCACTTGCCAATTCTTTCCAGCAGGAAAAATCGGCTAATGCTAAAATTTTGTCGGCTGAAGCGCAAATTGCAAGTGCTAAGGCTGGTCTTCATAAGGCCGAATTAAATTGGCAACGGATTGAGCCATTAACGCAGCGTGGTGTTTCCACCCAAAGTGATGCCGATAGCGCGCGCGCAGCACTTGACCAAGCAACTGCCGCCAAGGAACAAGCAGACGCAGGGCTTGACGTTGCAAAACAAGATTTGCAAACTATCATTGTTGCTCGAAAAGGTCTTGAAGCTGATGTTAATGGCGCTGAAGCAGCGGTGGCTCTAGCGCAGATTGACCTTGACCACACCAATATTTATTCGCCACGAGATGGCCGGGTTGGTGAGGTTGGAGCAAAGCTTGGTCAATATGTTGCAATTGGTACGCAATTATTGGCTGTTGTGCCCGATGATGTTTGGGTGGTTGCCAATTATAAGGAAACGCAACTTGCTAATATGAAAATTGGTCAACCTGCAACTTTTACCGTTGATGCGTTAAATAATATGGAAATGAAGGGGATTGTCACACGCTTTTCACCAGCAGCAGGTTCAGAGTTTTCTGTCTTAAAGCCAGATAATGCAACGGGTAATTTCACCAAAGTTGCACAGCGGATTCCCGTGCGCATCGAAATTGATCCAGACCAAAAAGGTATTGACCGTTTAGCGCCCGGTATGTCGGTTATGGTGCATGTTGATACGGCAAAGCCCGGCAAGGAGCAAGTGACTGATTTTAACGGTGATTTAAGTCATATTCCTGCAGAAGTACCGGAAAATGCCACTCAGTCGGACGGCAAATAG
- a CDS encoding MFS transporter, whose amino-acid sequence MSGEAATANIEAKAGSVPSVPQDQPMPPYKVGKIFAFAWPRSLLYIFAATILSWAQGFGMNVIQANIPQLQGYFHTTPIETAWLMGAYMAPNVSFAILLIKIRTQYGLRNFAELSIICLVLVSVMQLFVSDFNSALIVRFFGGVAAAPMSSIAFMYMIEAFAPAKKQTIGLSLNLLNVSLNMPLSRIVSPFLMDNGGLHGLYMLEISLALIGVGLIFYLPLTPMPRAKVLEKLDVVSYSFFALGLGINAAIMPVGRLYWWREAPWMGWCLFFAGIFIVIGAIIELNRKNPLIDLRWLFSRDMLHLAIILLIFRVLLSEQSTIAANFFNLFGLLNRELVPLYLHVIAGTIAGGLLCAFFLKPGREDVFHIAALILLAYGSWLDSHATNLTRPEEMYWSQAMIGMGAGLFLPPSMYKGLASALARGPKYILSFIAVFLFTQSTGGLMSSAFFGSLQIMFEKYHSNMINQQIIMSNPMVAGRIQQLSAPYAQVLTDPTLLNAEGLATLAKQATLEANILAYNDVFRIYSCIALALLAFLLCRIVWNDVSRRLTEKRELQNIEKTGELQVPAN is encoded by the coding sequence ATGAGTGGTGAGGCTGCAACAGCAAATATTGAAGCAAAAGCTGGGAGTGTCCCTTCGGTTCCCCAAGATCAGCCAATGCCCCCTTATAAGGTTGGCAAGATATTTGCTTTTGCTTGGCCGCGCTCGCTGCTTTATATTTTTGCCGCAACCATTCTTTCATGGGCGCAAGGCTTTGGCATGAATGTTATTCAGGCCAATATCCCACAATTACAAGGCTATTTTCATACAACACCCATTGAAACCGCTTGGCTTATGGGCGCCTATATGGCACCTAATGTTAGCTTTGCGATATTATTGATTAAAATCCGCACCCAATATGGTTTGCGCAATTTTGCCGAATTATCAATTATATGCTTAGTTCTCGTGTCGGTGATGCAATTATTTGTATCAGACTTTAATAGCGCTTTGATTGTTCGCTTTTTTGGCGGGGTTGCTGCAGCTCCCATGTCGTCTATTGCTTTCATGTATATGATTGAAGCCTTTGCGCCAGCTAAAAAGCAAACTATAGGTCTAAGCCTTAATTTGTTGAATGTATCGCTTAATATGCCGTTATCGCGTATTGTTTCGCCATTTTTGATGGATAATGGCGGTTTACATGGGCTTTATATGCTGGAAATAAGCCTTGCACTTATTGGTGTTGGTCTTATCTTTTACTTACCCTTAACGCCAATGCCACGCGCCAAAGTTTTAGAAAAGCTGGATGTTGTTAGCTATTCTTTTTTCGCCTTAGGGCTTGGTATTAATGCAGCAATTATGCCAGTTGGTCGGCTTTATTGGTGGCGTGAAGCACCATGGATGGGGTGGTGTTTGTTTTTTGCAGGCATATTCATCGTTATTGGCGCAATTATCGAACTTAACCGTAAAAACCCACTTATTGATCTGCGCTGGTTATTTTCTCGCGATATGTTGCATCTGGCGATTATTTTATTGATTTTTCGTGTCTTGCTTTCCGAGCAATCAACTATAGCAGCCAATTTCTTTAATCTGTTTGGACTTTTAAATAGAGAGCTTGTACCGCTTTATTTGCATGTCATCGCTGGTACTATTGCTGGCGGCTTGCTATGCGCATTTTTTCTCAAGCCGGGGCGAGAAGATGTTTTTCATATAGCAGCGCTCATTCTTTTGGCCTATGGCTCATGGCTTGATAGCCATGCAACTAACCTAACGCGTCCAGAAGAAATGTATTGGAGCCAAGCCATGATAGGCATGGGGGCTGGCTTATTCTTGCCGCCATCAATGTATAAGGGCTTGGCATCGGCTCTAGCCCGTGGCCCCAAATATATTTTAAGTTTTATTGCGGTATTTTTATTCACGCAAAGCACCGGCGGTTTAATGAGTTCGGCGTTCTTTGGTAGTTTGCAAATCATGTTTGAAAAATATCATTCCAATATGATTAACCAGCAAATTATTATGAGTAATCCAATGGTGGCTGGGCGAATACAACAATTATCTGCGCCTTATGCGCAAGTTTTAACCGACCCAACATTGTTAAATGCAGAAGGCTTAGCAACGCTTGCCAAACAGGCAACCTTAGAGGCTAATATTTTGGCCTATAATGATGTCTTTCGTATTTATTCATGCATTGCACTGGCTCTATTGGCATTTTTACTTTGCCGGATCGTCTGGAATGATGTTTCACGACGGTTGACTGAAAAACGAGAACTCCAAAATATTGAAAAAACTGGAGAACTTCAAGTTCCTGCAAATTAA
- a CDS encoding MarR family winged helix-turn-helix transcriptional regulator: MTTTPEKQAEFIDLLLKVSRKIPVLFDSYARTRGLTLARARTLLALSRSDGVYQKELAEKLDIENASMVRLIDALEEQGLVARAVAQGNRRANTIHLTVGGKAIVEELESHSAALRNELLFGIMPDKLDEGIEILKHMAAHIGEKRCMP, encoded by the coding sequence ATGACAACTACACCTGAAAAACAGGCTGAATTTATTGATTTACTTTTGAAAGTCAGCCGCAAGATTCCTGTTCTTTTCGATAGTTATGCCCGTACTCGTGGTTTAACCCTTGCGCGTGCCCGCACTTTGCTTGCGTTGAGTCGTAGCGATGGTGTTTATCAAAAGGAGCTTGCTGAAAAACTGGATATTGAAAATGCTAGTATGGTGCGATTAATCGATGCGTTAGAAGAACAAGGACTGGTCGCAAGAGCGGTTGCGCAAGGTAATCGGCGTGCAAATACTATTCATTTAACTGTAGGTGGTAAGGCCATTGTTGAGGAGTTGGAAAGCCATAGTGCAGCTTTACGCAATGAATTGTTGTTTGGCATCATGCCCGACAAATTGGATGAGGGAATTGAAATTTTAAAACATATGGCAGCCCATATTGGTGAAAAGCGGTGTATGCCATGA
- a CDS encoding 6,7-dimethyl-8-ribityllumazine synthase, protein MNQSNEAPKAFKIAFIAARWHANIVDEAYKGFTSRIAEKAPELNQIEKFNVPGAFEIPLLAQKLARTGQYHAIVASGFVVDGGIYRHDFVASAVIDGLMRVQLDENIPVFSVVLTPHHFHETAFHEKIFFDHFTQKGQEAADALIMLYEINKKLFA, encoded by the coding sequence ATGAATCAGAGTAATGAAGCACCAAAAGCTTTTAAAATCGCTTTTATAGCGGCTCGTTGGCACGCCAATATCGTTGATGAAGCCTATAAGGGTTTTACAAGCCGCATAGCTGAAAAAGCACCAGAATTAAACCAGATTGAAAAATTTAACGTACCCGGTGCATTTGAAATTCCGCTGCTTGCCCAAAAGCTTGCTCGCACAGGGCAATATCATGCCATTGTGGCATCTGGTTTTGTGGTTGATGGTGGTATTTACCGCCACGATTTTGTAGCAAGTGCGGTTATTGATGGCTTAATGCGTGTCCAGCTTGACGAAAATATTCCCGTTTTTAGTGTTGTTTTAACACCTCATCATTTTCATGAAACTGCTTTTCATGAAAAAATCTTCTTTGACCATTTCACCCAAAAGGGGCAAGAAGCAGCCGATGCTTTGATTATGTTATATGAAATCAATAAGAAGCTTTTTGCGTAA
- a CDS encoding 3-hydroxybutyrate dehydrogenase, which translates to MLKGKTAVITGSTSGIGLGYAKAFAKQGVNIVINGFGDADKIEQERASLEKDFGIEAQYSNADMTKPSEIEAMIKNAEQHFGAIDILINNAGIQHVAPIEDFPVEKWDFMIALLLTSAFHTMRCVIPGMKKRKFGRIINTSSAHGLVASPFKSAYVTAKHGILGLTKTAALETARDGITVNAICPGYVLTPLVESQIPDTMAVRHMTKEQVVNDILLASQPTKEFVTIEQVADMAVFLAQESSSSITGAHFSIDGGWTAA; encoded by the coding sequence ATGCTTAAGGGAAAAACCGCCGTTATTACTGGATCTACAAGTGGAATAGGTCTTGGTTATGCAAAAGCATTTGCCAAACAAGGTGTTAACATTGTCATTAACGGCTTTGGCGACGCCGATAAAATTGAGCAAGAACGAGCAAGCTTGGAAAAAGATTTTGGTATTGAAGCTCAGTATAGCAATGCAGATATGACTAAGCCCAGTGAAATTGAAGCCATGATAAAAAATGCCGAACAGCATTTTGGCGCTATTGACATATTGATCAATAATGCTGGTATCCAGCATGTCGCCCCCATAGAAGATTTTCCCGTCGAGAAATGGGATTTTATGATCGCACTCTTGCTAACATCGGCTTTTCACACGATGCGCTGCGTTATTCCTGGCATGAAAAAGCGTAAATTTGGACGTATTATTAATACCTCATCAGCACATGGTCTTGTTGCCTCGCCTTTTAAGTCAGCTTATGTAACCGCAAAACACGGTATCTTAGGATTAACCAAAACAGCAGCCTTAGAAACTGCACGCGATGGTATTACCGTTAATGCTATTTGCCCAGGCTATGTGCTAACACCATTGGTCGAAAGCCAAATTCCTGACACCATGGCGGTGCGCCATATGACTAAGGAACAGGTGGTGAATGATATTTTACTGGCCAGCCAACCTACGAAGGAATTTGTTACGATTGAACAAGTAGCGGATATGGCAGTCTTCTTGGCACAAGAATCATCGTCTTCCATAACTGGCGCGCATTTTTCCATCGACGGTGGTTGGACTGCCGCTTAA
- a CDS encoding glutathione S-transferase family protein — MTNIQFYTHPQSRGCTVRWMLEELGVAYDAHILDYGTTMKEQSYLDINPMGKVPAIVHNGKVVTEASAICLYLADAFFDKGLAPALSDRADYFRWSFFIAGPFESAFMDKMRNLETSPEHKIMLGYSSVDDMITVLANHLKNREFVAGDKFTAADCLVGAFCAFAIFKGGLQNDVLKDYCLRLSERPAYKRARAIDEALVK, encoded by the coding sequence ATGACAAATATCCAATTTTATACCCATCCACAGTCACGCGGTTGTACTGTACGTTGGATGCTGGAAGAGCTGGGCGTCGCCTATGATGCTCATATTCTTGATTATGGCACCACCATGAAAGAACAATCTTATCTTGATATTAATCCAATGGGGAAAGTTCCAGCTATTGTCCATAATGGTAAAGTTGTAACCGAAGCATCGGCAATTTGTCTTTATCTTGCTGATGCCTTTTTTGACAAGGGCTTAGCGCCGGCGTTGAGTGATCGCGCTGATTATTTTCGCTGGAGCTTTTTTATTGCAGGCCCGTTTGAATCTGCATTTATGGATAAAATGCGCAACCTTGAAACATCGCCAGAGCACAAAATAATGCTAGGTTATAGTTCAGTTGACGATATGATAACAGTGCTTGCTAACCACCTTAAAAATCGCGAATTTGTTGCAGGTGATAAGTTTACCGCTGCAGATTGTCTCGTTGGTGCTTTTTGTGCTTTTGCTATTTTTAAAGGCGGTTTACAAAATGACGTATTAAAGGACTATTGTTTACGCCTTAGCGAGCGTCCAGCTTATAAGCGTGCAAGGGCGATTGATGAAGCGCTAGTCAAATAA